One part of the Amaranthus tricolor cultivar Red isolate AtriRed21 chromosome 16, ASM2621246v1, whole genome shotgun sequence genome encodes these proteins:
- the LOC130802462 gene encoding uncharacterized mitochondrial protein AtMg00810-like — protein MQEEYTALIRNDTLEYKARLVGDGSSQPVGVDWRETFGSVVKLATIQVVLSLASSRSWSTHQLDDIAFLLLYVDDIVLTASSDSLCQHIISLLSSEFAMKDLGLLHYFLGIKVTRTTDGLFLSLGKYATDIIERAGMSSCKPSHTPVDTAHKLDICSSSPVSDPTLYRCLVGALQYLTFTRQDIFYAVQQICLHMHDPRKYHFHVLKRIIRYVQGTIQLGLHLIATVSSSLVWITDVDWAGCPDTRRSTSGYCVYLGDNLISWSAKRPSTVSRFSTEAEYRDVANVVAETCWLRNLLLELHSHIPKATLVYCDNVNAIYLSGNPIQH, from the exons ATGCAGGAAGAATATACTGCTCTTATTCGTAATGATACATTGGA GTATAAAGCTCGTCTTGTAGGTGATGGTAGTTCTCAACCGGTTGGTGTGGATTGGCGTGAGACATTTGGTTCGGTTGTCAAACTGGCTACGATACAAGTTGTTTTAAGCCTAGCCTCATCTAGGTCTTGGTCTACTCATCAGTTAgat GACATTGCTTTTTTGTTgctatatgttgatgacattgtGTTGACTGCTTCATCTGACTCTCTCTGCCAGCATATCATATCTCTTCTGTCTTCTGAGTTTGCTATGAAGGATCTGGgccttcttcattattttttgggTATAAAAGTTACTCGTACTACTGATGGTTTGTTCTTGTCTCTGGGTAAGTATGCTACTGATATAATTGAGCGGGCTGGTATGTCATCGTGTAAGCCTTCTCACACCCCGGTGGATACTGCTCACAAACTTGACATCTGTTCTAGCTCTCCCGTTTCTGATCCGACTCTATATCGATGTCTTGTTGGAGCTCTTCAGTATTTGACATTCACTCGTCAGGATATATTTTATGCTGTGCAACAAATCTGTCTTCATATGCATGATCCTCGTAAATATCATTTCCATGTTTTGAAGCGTATTATTCGATATGTTCAGGGTACTATACAGTTGGGTCTTCATCTTATCGCTACTGTGTCATCATCCTTAGTGTGGATTACTGATGTGGATTGGGCTGGTTGTCCTGATACTAGACGGTCCACGTCTGGATATTGTGTGTATCTTGGTGATAACTTGATTTCATGGTCCGCAAAGAGACCATCTACTGTTTCTCGTTTTAGCACGGAGGCTGAGTATCGGGATGTTGCCAATGTGGTTGCCGAGACTTGTTGGCTTCGTAATCTTCTTCTCGAGCTTCACAGTCATATTCCTAAAGCGACCTTGGTCTATTGTGATAATGTTAATGCTATTTATCTTTCGGGAAATCCTATC